Proteins from one Salvelinus sp. IW2-2015 linkage group LG32, ASM291031v2, whole genome shotgun sequence genomic window:
- the LOC111957286 gene encoding uncharacterized protein — protein sequence MARTGRLMFSLIYTGIIVVLLPEFLGASPVRQNAKKEASAVSSDVRSKRSLTVPVPVLKRLPDFWGWYKFFMDTGNQEGVEHLDKMYMIYLQNKHRSEDGPTFTHYLTHLSAIYKICADSDDPECIAESTSKPKAKVVMPVPFKTATVKVCNPYIDPYCPFPMIPKIAAPAMVKAAPVPVLTPLLPHPQKTPTGFYYYAPVLEPFLTAEQKTELLRICNPDDHECLQYHLRAAYGYRPAPGPAPSYAALGCDPTEDPYCRPKLVKKAPSSFYHMYPTCDPATDPLCMASIAAPSPAAKEAPKEQQCNPLFDKGCNPLTATKLAGLTKPVLEYTPKDKPAPGPLACDPRYDPFCLLGAAAALRKAPPMLPQYQIHSRLGVLGKTKEGHDCYVHYDKGCTPLEASDEPNAPVAPQCHPYDFTCNGMSAPSPLTAEADKPKSGVILPDPDCDPEYDYSCRLRRAEDASAAAGPAAKETKDEPVQQDAAPEYAVPQFEDFLRSYMAMDQYRKK from the exons ATGGCACGGACAGGAAgactaatgttttccctcataTACACCGGAATTATTGTAGTGTTATTGCCAG AGTTTCTGGGGGCCAGCCCGGTGAGGCAGAATGCGAAGAAGGAGG CATCTGCAGTATCCAGTGATGTCCGCAGCAAGAGGAGTCTTACCGTTCCCGTTCCTGTCCTCAAGCGTCTTCCTGACTTCTGGGGATGGTACAAATTCTTCATGGATACTGGTAACCAGGAAGGA GTAGAGCATCTGGACAAGATGTACATGATCTACCTGCAGAACAAGCACCGTTCCGAGGAYGGTCCCACCTTCACCCATTACCTCACCCACCTCAGTGCTATCTACAAGATTTGCGCCGACTCCGACGACCCAGAGTGCATCGCTGAGTCCACCAGCAAGCCCAAGGCCAAGGTGGTGATGCCCGTGCCTTTCAAGACCGCCACAGTCAAAGTATGCAACCCTTATATCGACCCCTACTGCCCCTTCCCCATGATCCCTAAGATTGCCGCCCCAGCCATGGTCAAGGCCGCCCCAGTGCCTGTCCTGACCCCCCTCCTGCCGCACCCTCAGAAGACCCCCACAGGGTTCTACTACTATGCCCCAGTCCTGGAGCCCTTCCTCACCGCAGAGCAGAAGACGGAGCTGCTGCGCATCTGCAACCCCGACGACCACGAGTGTCTGCAGTACCACTTGCGTGCCGCCTATGGCTATAGGCCCGCTCCTGGACCCGCCCCGTCCTACGCCGCCCTGGGCTGCGATCCCACSGAGGACCCCTACTGCCGGCCAAAGCTGGTGAAAAAGGCCCCCTCCAGCTTCTACCACATGTACCCCACCTGCGACCCGGCCACCGACCCCCTGTGCATGGCTAGCATAGCGGCCCCATCTCCCGCTGCCAAGGAAGCCCCTAAGGAGCAGCAATGCAACCCCCTCTTCGACAAGGGCTGCAACCCCCTCACTGCCACCAAGTTGGCCGGCCTCACCAAGCCCGTCCTGGAGTACACACCCAAAGACAAGCCGGCGCCCGGCCCTCTGGCGTGTGACCCGCGGTACGACCCATTCTGCCTGCTAGGTGCCGCCGCTGCCCTCCGTAAGGCTCCCCCAATGCTGCCCCAGTACCAGATCCACTCCCGCCTGGGCGTCCTTGGGAAGACCAAGGAGGGCCATGACTGCTACGTGCACTACGATAAGGGCTGCACACCCTTGGAGGCCAGTGATGAACCCAACGCCCCCGTCGCACCCCAATGCCACCCCTATGACTTTACCTGCAATGGAATGTCTGCCCCTTCTCCCCTCACCGCTGAGGCCGACAAGCCCAAGAGTGGCGTGATCCTGCCCGATCCTGACTGTGACCCCGAGTACGACTACAGCTGCCGCCTGCGTCGTGCTGAGGATGCCTCCGCCGCAGCGGGACCAGCAGCCAAGGAGACCAAGGATGAGCCAGTGCAGCAGGATGCTGCCCCCGAGTATGCCGTCCCACAGTTTGAAGACTTCCTCAGAAGCTACATGGCCATGGATCAGTACAGGAagaagtaa